The proteins below are encoded in one region of Ferroplasma acidiphilum:
- a CDS encoding FAD-dependent oxidoreductase: protein MEKIGVIGAGITGLFSALNLALDGYDVTLFDREYILSGTSGKFHGMLHSGSRYSVNDMESAKECIRENTLLSNTASLFIKNTGGYYLALNGAEAEYGDKLLQKNKENGISTEELGIDEMLDLEPNINKNILRAFRVPDKVIYAHPFAAAVAVEAQLMGAKLRFKSEVLKAEVKGKTVESIKYRSHNRIVDEKFDYIINTTGPWSGQLLKSFGIGDFEVMPTLGYMASYDYLFSHGILNRMREPSDGDILLPYGSMSVAGTVAIISDNVNNNDIDPEDLDTMLSEVAEMVPSLSRHRYKKLYSSMRPLIREDYSRATRDFRIYENMNNLFSIIGGKFTTSRLMGQAVSQKLSEITGTHSQDTSKIILNDTFDKFIEKHKQDLNTTFMNYISSYGTSMDYGYLTQLESAFIFNEAIRLGD, encoded by the coding sequence ATGGAGAAGATAGGCGTTATAGGTGCCGGGATAACAGGGCTGTTCTCTGCGCTTAACCTTGCACTTGATGGTTATGACGTGACACTTTTTGATAGGGAATATATTCTTTCCGGTACTTCAGGTAAATTTCATGGAATGCTCCACAGCGGTTCCAGATATTCTGTAAATGATATGGAATCTGCAAAGGAATGCATACGTGAAAACACACTGCTTTCTAACACTGCCTCATTGTTTATTAAAAATACAGGTGGGTATTATCTTGCATTGAATGGTGCGGAGGCTGAATACGGCGATAAGCTTCTACAGAAAAATAAAGAAAACGGCATATCCACAGAAGAACTGGGTATTGATGAAATGCTTGACCTGGAACCAAATATTAATAAAAATATTTTAAGGGCATTCCGTGTTCCTGATAAAGTTATATATGCACACCCCTTCGCAGCGGCTGTGGCGGTGGAGGCACAGTTAATGGGTGCTAAGCTAAGGTTTAAATCAGAAGTCCTGAAAGCTGAAGTTAAGGGAAAAACTGTTGAATCTATAAAATACCGGTCACATAATAGAATAGTGGATGAGAAATTTGATTATATAATAAACACCACAGGGCCATGGTCAGGGCAACTTTTAAAATCCTTCGGTATAGGTGATTTTGAAGTCATGCCAACACTTGGTTACATGGCATCCTACGACTACTTATTTTCACATGGTATCTTAAACAGAATGAGGGAACCTTCAGATGGGGATATATTGCTGCCATATGGAAGCATGTCAGTTGCAGGCACAGTAGCAATTATATCAGATAATGTAAACAACAATGACATCGACCCGGAAGATCTTGATACCATGCTATCTGAAGTTGCGGAGATGGTCCCATCACTTTCCAGGCACAGATATAAAAAACTATATAGTTCCATGCGCCCGCTGATCAGGGAAGATTATTCAAGGGCTACAAGAGATTTCAGGATATACGAAAATATGAACAATTTATTCAGCATAATAGGCGGAAAATTCACAACGTCAAGGCTCATGGGGCAGGCGGTATCACAGAAACTTTCTGAAATTACAGGAACACATTCACAGGATACATCGAAAATCATCCTGAATGATACCTTCGATAAATTCATAGAAAAGCATAAGCAGGATTTAAACACAACATTCATGAATTATATAAGTTCATATGGCACCAGCATGGATTACGGTTACTTAACCCAGCTTGAAAGTGCTTTTATTTTCAACGAAGCCATAAGGCTGGGTGATTAA
- a CDS encoding CoxG family protein, translating to MEFSGKITIKNNKGNVAEFLSDIDNITPCLPGVYDFQNNGGEIQCKLKLDISAAKISAMSSVTGKMSFLYKVGLDSINIDGSGRIAGSKVKFNISISYESHGEETVLDWKSSFDFGLIVKMMGKDRVNEISRENIDRTMGCITSKLNI from the coding sequence ATGGAATTTAGCGGCAAAATAACCATAAAAAATAATAAAGGGAACGTTGCAGAATTTCTTTCCGACATTGATAATATAACACCTTGCCTCCCCGGGGTATATGACTTCCAGAATAATGGCGGTGAAATACAATGCAAACTAAAACTTGATATATCTGCTGCTAAAATTTCTGCCATGAGCAGTGTGACGGGGAAGATGTCGTTTCTATATAAGGTTGGATTAGATTCAATAAATATAGATGGGAGTGGGAGAATAGCGGGTTCAAAGGTGAAATTCAACATAAGCATATCCTACGAAAGCCATGGAGAAGAAACAGTACTGGATTGGAAAAGCTCATTTGACTTCGGGCTTATAGTAAAGATGATGGGTAAAGACAGGGTCAATGAAATATCCAGAGAAAACATAGACAGGACTATGGGCTGCATAACATCAAAATTAAATATTTAA
- a CDS encoding NifB/NifX family molybdenum-iron cluster-binding protein codes for MTNKVGIPVNGSNVSGPGEGTEIHIFEVENTKYKLVESYENPAIKATSTRGIHMLKSVLSKNVNAIIVSEIGAPGVNFLKNKIKIYYANNMNENEAMEFYINSKLEEITVATHESPHHDGNTHKL; via the coding sequence ATGACTAACAAGGTGGGGATACCGGTAAACGGAAGCAACGTAAGCGGACCTGGAGAGGGAACAGAAATTCATATATTTGAGGTTGAAAATACAAAATATAAACTTGTGGAAAGTTATGAAAATCCAGCAATAAAAGCCACTTCAACAAGAGGTATACATATGCTGAAATCAGTTCTCTCAAAGAATGTGAATGCAATTATAGTATCTGAAATTGGAGCGCCTGGCGTCAATTTTCTTAAGAACAAAATTAAGATATATTATGCAAACAATATGAATGAGAACGAAGCCATGGAATTTTATATAAATAGCAAACTGGAAGAAATCACAGTTGCGACACATGAATCGCCACACCATGATGGAAATACCCACAAATTATAA
- a CDS encoding zinc ribbon domain-containing protein has product MPIYESDEHEFLNAKAKKIENNVYIKGLLFLTDKRIIFEKNGHRSMFRASPAVMDLNLFLYNVENANYAAPAFALFTKQVLTIEYYDDSRKLARADFAIKKSKMWVDQITRLATICKKDESTRKEREALEIKKHEIDMAKARAPRANIGMAVFGNDKKNPYQNLRENMAENNDENLPDTAHRCPHCGYPVTEDMIYCPNCGYKLKQN; this is encoded by the coding sequence ATGCCTATTTACGAAAGTGATGAACATGAGTTCCTGAATGCGAAGGCCAAAAAAATCGAAAATAATGTTTATATAAAGGGGTTACTTTTCTTAACAGATAAGAGGATTATATTCGAAAAAAACGGGCATAGATCTATGTTCAGGGCATCTCCAGCAGTCATGGATTTAAATCTTTTTTTATACAATGTGGAGAATGCTAATTATGCTGCCCCAGCATTCGCACTGTTCACAAAACAGGTACTGACTATCGAATACTACGACGATTCCAGGAAACTGGCAAGAGCAGATTTTGCTATAAAAAAATCAAAAATGTGGGTTGACCAGATTACCAGACTGGCTACCATATGCAAAAAAGATGAATCAACCAGAAAGGAAAGGGAAGCACTGGAAATTAAAAAGCATGAAATAGATATGGCAAAGGCCAGGGCACCCAGGGCAAATATAGGGATGGCCGTTTTCGGCAATGACAAGAAGAATCCATACCAGAATCTAAGGGAAAATATGGCCGAAAATAATGATGAGAATCTACCAGATACAGCACACAGATGCCCGCATTGCGGATATCCTGTTACTGAAGATATGATATACTGCCCTAACTGTGGATACAAATTAAAACAAAACTAA
- the hisC gene encoding histidinol-phosphate transaminase, with amino-acid sequence MEEIYLDKNENPFNVPEKVKKEFINYAKDADFNRYPEKGLPSLIKKLAGLTGFSSENIIAANGSDELLDILIRRAEGDIVVSSPTFEMYSFYARNYGHKAIDVPLRSDFSLDVNGILAQKDAKLVVICSPNNPTGNLIDRESIKKILDSGVTTILDNAYYEFSGEDYTDLIAKYSNLIILRTFSKAFSLAGMRIGYGIAESKFISEIKKLQAPFYMNILSAKMAEIMIDNYSLIVEKIKYIVEERERVYNEIKDIAYPSSANFLLLKKDLYGYMEENGIHIRKLPLVKDRSRLTIGTKDENKRAIEAIKKYVMEKF; translated from the coding sequence ATGGAAGAAATATACCTTGACAAGAACGAAAATCCATTCAATGTACCGGAAAAGGTAAAAAAAGAATTCATAAACTATGCAAAGGATGCAGATTTTAACAGATACCCTGAAAAGGGGTTACCTTCCCTTATTAAAAAACTGGCAGGGCTCACCGGGTTTAGCAGTGAAAACATTATTGCAGCCAATGGCAGCGACGAATTGCTTGATATTTTAATCAGGCGTGCAGAAGGCGATATAGTTGTCAGTTCACCAACCTTTGAAATGTATTCATTCTATGCCAGAAATTATGGCCATAAGGCAATTGATGTCCCGCTCCGCAGCGATTTTTCCCTTGATGTTAATGGTATACTGGCGCAGAAGGATGCAAAACTTGTGGTAATATGTTCGCCAAATAATCCAACAGGGAATCTTATAGATAGAGAGAGCATAAAAAAAATTCTTGATTCCGGTGTAACAACCATACTTGACAATGCCTATTATGAATTTTCGGGTGAAGATTATACTGACCTTATTGCAAAATATAGCAATCTCATAATATTAAGGACATTTTCCAAGGCTTTTAGCCTTGCAGGAATGAGAATTGGATATGGCATAGCAGAGAGCAAATTTATATCTGAAATCAAAAAATTGCAGGCACCGTTTTATATGAATATACTTTCAGCTAAAATGGCAGAGATCATGATTGATAACTACAGCCTTATTGTAGAAAAAATAAAATATATTGTAGAGGAGAGGGAACGTGTTTACAATGAAATAAAGGATATAGCATACCCTAGCAGTGCAAACTTTCTTCTCCTTAAAAAAGATCTATATGGCTATATGGAAGAAAACGGGATACATATAAGAAAACTCCCGCTTGTAAAGGATAGGTCAAGATTAACCATAGGAACAAAGGATGAAAATAAAAGGGCAATTGAAGCAATTAAAAAATACGTAATGGAGAAATTTTAA
- a CDS encoding cation-translocating P-type ATPase: protein MGKETFNHEIEDVENILKSLGVDVENGLTESEATRRIQSYGLNAIPEAKKHGILQIFLDQLKEPLILVLVVIGIIYFLIGTPFESFTVIIIVFAVILIEVYNVKKAQISIQALHSMVTPKTWVLRNGSLLEKSTSVLVPGDIVYLRTGDMVPADGIVVSSSGLYIDESLVTGESYPVNKVSYDVAETQPGANMHRVVSGTLVVQGNGKFAVTSTGLKTEIGKISESVKNHKEIPTPLEKSLNKTARLLIVIAVFFSALIPLIGYVHGDPLDQMILMGLSMAFATVPEEIPILITITLAIGAYSLSKKKAIVKGLTAAQTLGSVTVIATDKTGTITENAMKVNHILTGGKLYEAAQGTNSSFLKSAVLATGNLEIEQKFSEGYKDPMEVAILKYAINSGLDIHELESEYQITGRFGFDSNIKRASYVYSVHDGYVAYTSGAPEVVLSRCTKVMVDESSNKVKSEDDLKLIRDAINEVAKVGERTIAFAYKRINGQAEERDIVDSDMIFIGMISFIDPPGKGVKNAVKLCQNAGIRVIMLTGDYPVTAETIGKMVGIENAESTLTGDQIRAMPDDELSKAIEKTSIFARITHDQKLRIVKALQKNGEIVAVTGDGANDASALRAAEIGISMGKRGTEVAKEASDIVLEDDNFHTIAEAVFEGRKMQYTLKKGIRYYIAVKISLILILLVPILLIIPFPFMPIQIIIMEMFMDVGALWGFLKERDEPGILHAAPQKRGADFMDRPMIISILTSALGVFLAVTFIYLYIYYSEADIIQAQTAAFATWILSQVILAQNLRTEREPVSQRSFFSNWVILSWGLIVVGALIVITIFTPLHAIIDTSTIEYRNWVLIIIVSVLSSSWIELRKIIISKKKKNPPQPLQQ, encoded by the coding sequence ATGGGGAAGGAAACATTTAATCACGAGATCGAAGACGTGGAAAACATTCTCAAATCTCTCGGGGTTGATGTTGAAAATGGGCTGACTGAATCAGAAGCAACACGCAGAATTCAAAGTTACGGTTTAAATGCTATCCCTGAAGCCAAAAAACATGGTATTCTCCAGATTTTTCTGGACCAGTTAAAAGAACCGCTAATACTTGTTCTTGTGGTTATTGGAATCATATATTTTCTAATAGGAACCCCATTTGAATCCTTTACTGTAATCATTATAGTTTTTGCCGTGATATTAATCGAAGTTTATAATGTAAAAAAGGCCCAGATATCTATACAGGCACTTCACAGCATGGTTACTCCGAAAACATGGGTTTTAAGGAACGGTTCACTGCTGGAAAAATCCACCAGCGTGTTAGTGCCCGGCGATATTGTATACCTTAGAACAGGAGACATGGTCCCGGCAGATGGCATTGTTGTAAGTTCCTCCGGCTTATATATTGATGAATCACTTGTTACGGGAGAATCATATCCTGTAAACAAGGTCAGTTATGATGTAGCTGAAACCCAGCCGGGTGCAAATATGCACAGGGTAGTTTCCGGAACACTTGTGGTGCAGGGAAACGGTAAATTTGCAGTTACATCTACCGGGTTGAAAACAGAAATCGGGAAAATTTCTGAATCCGTAAAGAACCATAAAGAGATTCCAACACCTTTAGAAAAGTCATTGAATAAAACTGCCCGGCTCCTGATAGTAATAGCAGTTTTCTTCAGCGCCCTAATTCCATTAATCGGCTATGTGCACGGTGACCCATTGGATCAGATGATATTAATGGGTCTTTCTATGGCATTTGCCACAGTTCCCGAAGAGATACCAATTTTGATAACAATCACCCTGGCAATAGGGGCATATTCCCTATCGAAGAAGAAAGCCATTGTTAAAGGTCTTACTGCCGCACAAACTCTGGGTAGCGTTACAGTTATTGCCACAGATAAGACTGGAACTATCACAGAAAATGCTATGAAAGTTAATCATATTCTTACTGGTGGAAAATTATACGAGGCTGCTCAAGGGACCAACTCCAGTTTTCTTAAATCAGCGGTACTTGCTACAGGAAATTTGGAAATTGAACAGAAATTTTCTGAGGGATACAAAGACCCGATGGAGGTAGCAATACTGAAATATGCAATTAATTCTGGACTTGATATTCATGAATTAGAAAGTGAATACCAGATAACTGGCCGATTCGGTTTTGACAGCAACATAAAACGTGCAAGTTATGTTTATTCGGTTCATGATGGTTATGTTGCATACACAAGTGGCGCCCCCGAAGTTGTTTTATCAAGATGCACAAAGGTAATGGTGGATGAATCTTCAAATAAAGTCAAATCGGAGGATGATTTAAAACTTATCAGGGATGCTATAAATGAGGTGGCAAAAGTTGGTGAGAGGACCATAGCTTTCGCCTATAAAAGAATAAATGGGCAGGCGGAAGAGAGAGATATTGTCGATAGTGATATGATATTCATAGGCATGATCAGCTTCATAGACCCTCCAGGGAAAGGAGTAAAGAACGCTGTAAAGCTCTGTCAGAATGCAGGAATTAGAGTAATAATGCTCACGGGAGACTATCCGGTAACAGCAGAAACTATTGGAAAAATGGTTGGCATAGAAAATGCGGAATCAACACTCACTGGAGATCAAATCCGGGCTATGCCAGATGATGAGCTTTCTAAAGCCATTGAGAAAACATCTATCTTTGCAAGAATAACACATGATCAGAAGCTGCGAATTGTAAAGGCACTGCAAAAGAATGGTGAAATTGTTGCTGTGACTGGCGATGGTGCAAATGACGCTTCTGCATTGAGAGCAGCTGAAATTGGCATATCAATGGGAAAAAGAGGAACTGAAGTTGCCAAGGAAGCTTCAGACATAGTACTGGAAGATGATAATTTCCATACTATAGCAGAGGCAGTCTTCGAGGGCAGAAAGATGCAATATACGCTAAAAAAAGGCATCAGGTACTATATTGCAGTTAAGATTTCTCTGATTTTGATTCTTCTTGTCCCGATACTATTGATCATCCCCTTCCCCTTTATGCCGATACAGATTATAATAATGGAGATGTTCATGGATGTTGGTGCGCTCTGGGGATTTTTGAAAGAGCGGGATGAACCAGGCATCCTGCATGCAGCACCACAGAAACGGGGTGCAGATTTCATGGACAGGCCTATGATAATTTCTATCCTGACAAGTGCCCTTGGAGTATTTCTTGCGGTTACTTTCATATATCTATACATATACTATAGTGAAGCAGATATCATCCAGGCACAGACGGCAGCCTTTGCAACCTGGATACTTTCCCAGGTGATCCTTGCCCAGAACCTCAGGACAGAGCGCGAACCTGTTTCACAGAGGTCATTTTTTTCTAACTGGGTGATCTTATCATGGGGATTAATAGTTGTAGGAGCCCTCATAGTTATAACTATTTTCACGCCACTACACGCTATCATAGACACATCAACCATTGAATACAGAAATTGGGTTTTGATCATAATAGTTTCAGTGCTATCAAGTTCATGGATTGAACTCAGAAAGATTATAATTAGCAAAAAAAAGAAAAATCCTCCACAGCCATTACAGCAATGA
- a CDS encoding MFS transporter, which translates to MQKPASTNKIVILSAFGMLLDGYQLTVIAFAVLLIPDYIHLSDYSLDYGLLIASVIIGAIIGTILVGYLSDLVGRRRVYLSTLLFFILFDMISVFSVNFYMLFISRVLLGVVLGAEYPVANSYIAEVTPSDKRGFYLAFATVFFSVGSISSAIVAVFMFPLGNIGWRLMLGVAVIPAIIVEFMRFSLPESKLWEEKKEKTGFLEMFSKKYSKNIILAALIWFLYDIVAYGLSLTLPTILKLGHFVTNVDNALLTTFFLVIGIISGVFVMIKVDKFGRKGIQITGFLMMAILFLILPHYYFLVGIIVIVSFLELFNSFDGATVGIIPAEVTITRFRGTSYGFSSMMGKIGAVIGVIAMSLLIHGKNYFNAYIFLAVIMIIAILLTLLLPETKNIRLE; encoded by the coding sequence GTGCAAAAACCTGCAAGTACAAATAAAATAGTAATTTTGTCAGCATTTGGAATGCTTCTTGATGGCTACCAGTTAACGGTAATCGCATTCGCCGTACTTTTAATACCGGATTATATACACCTCAGTGATTATTCTCTTGATTATGGGCTACTGATAGCATCAGTAATAATAGGTGCAATTATAGGAACAATACTTGTTGGATACCTGAGTGACCTTGTTGGCAGGCGTAGGGTATATCTTTCAACGCTTCTGTTCTTTATATTGTTTGACATGATTTCAGTATTTTCGGTTAATTTTTATATGCTCTTTATCTCGCGGGTACTTCTTGGTGTTGTCCTCGGAGCAGAATATCCTGTTGCCAATTCATATATAGCAGAGGTAACTCCATCCGATAAAAGGGGATTCTATCTTGCCTTTGCAACTGTCTTCTTCAGTGTAGGGTCTATCAGCAGTGCAATAGTTGCTGTTTTTATGTTTCCATTGGGAAATATAGGATGGCGCCTGATGCTCGGTGTTGCAGTCATACCTGCAATTATTGTAGAATTTATGAGATTTTCCCTGCCGGAATCTAAACTCTGGGAGGAGAAAAAAGAGAAAACAGGCTTTCTTGAGATGTTTTCGAAAAAATATTCCAAGAATATAATTTTAGCAGCACTTATCTGGTTTCTTTACGACATTGTTGCCTACGGCCTATCGCTTACACTTCCAACAATATTGAAACTGGGGCATTTTGTGACCAATGTTGACAATGCCCTTTTGACCACATTTTTCCTTGTAATAGGAATAATATCAGGGGTATTTGTAATGATCAAGGTGGATAAGTTTGGAAGGAAAGGAATCCAGATTACCGGTTTTCTTATGATGGCTATTCTATTTCTCATTCTGCCGCATTATTATTTTCTTGTAGGAATTATAGTTATAGTATCTTTCCTCGAGTTATTCAATTCTTTCGATGGAGCAACAGTAGGAATAATTCCAGCAGAGGTAACAATTACCCGGTTCAGAGGCACATCATATGGATTTTCATCAATGATGGGAAAGATAGGCGCAGTTATAGGCGTAATTGCAATGTCGCTTCTTATACATGGAAAAAATTATTTTAATGCTTACATATTTTTAGCTGTAATCATGATAATTGCAATACTTCTTACACTATTGCTCCCGGAAACGAAAAATATAAGATTGGAATAA
- a CDS encoding RimK family alpha-L-glutamate ligase — translation MLTFIYDSISWEEKELIKGLQSESIKLNLVNAKDNALNLTGKLDFEGPAVIRCMSSRRSLYYSYILESHGIKTINSFNTFSIAGNKVFTTSYLYKNGIKTPETSVSFSHDNALSTADNMGYPVVFKPASGSWGRMISLLENENIAETVFSMNDMVNENSYYLQKYVKRPPRDVRAIVVGDNISATIYRYSGEGWKTNLALGGKVEKAVLPESQLDILIRVAHLFDPGIIGIDAMETDEGLVVHEINSRVEFKGASKVYGNKIINDIVQYLKTLD, via the coding sequence ATGCTTACATTCATTTACGATTCAATATCCTGGGAAGAAAAGGAGTTAATTAAAGGGCTCCAGTCAGAAAGCATAAAACTGAATCTGGTTAATGCAAAGGATAATGCGCTAAACCTCACAGGAAAACTTGATTTTGAAGGACCTGCTGTTATCAGATGCATGAGTTCCAGGAGGTCTCTCTATTATTCATATATACTTGAATCACACGGAATTAAAACGATTAATTCCTTTAATACTTTTAGCATCGCAGGAAATAAAGTATTTACCACCTCTTATCTATATAAAAATGGAATAAAAACCCCGGAAACTTCTGTATCATTTTCACATGACAATGCTTTATCAACTGCAGATAATATGGGATACCCTGTAGTTTTTAAGCCAGCAAGTGGGAGCTGGGGTAGAATGATATCACTTTTAGAGAATGAGAATATTGCAGAAACAGTATTCTCAATGAATGATATGGTAAACGAAAATTCGTACTATCTTCAAAAATATGTAAAGAGGCCTCCAAGGGATGTAAGGGCAATAGTTGTGGGAGATAATATTTCTGCCACAATATACAGGTATTCAGGGGAGGGGTGGAAAACAAACCTCGCACTTGGCGGGAAGGTGGAAAAAGCAGTGCTGCCAGAATCCCAGCTTGACATACTTATAAGGGTTGCACATCTTTTTGACCCGGGCATAATTGGTATTGATGCCATGGAAACAGATGAAGGATTGGTTGTACATGAAATTAATTCAAGAGTTGAATTTAAAGGGGCTTCGAAGGTATATGGAAATAAAATAATAAATGATATTGTCCAGTATCTAAAAACACTTGATTAA
- the hutU gene encoding urocanate hydratase produces MEHTDIHAPHGNKLNTKGWSQEGAMRLLMNNLDPMVAKDPANLIVYGGKGKAARNWEAYDKIIESLKSLENDETLLVQSGKPVGIFRTTKEAPRVLIVNAQIVPHWATDDVFWDLEARGLTMFGQMTAGSWVYIGTQGVLQGTYETLYALAKKVYHSDNLKGKWFLSAGLGEMGGAQPLAAKMNGCTSIIVEVDKEKINRRLRDKYLDTYTETLDEALKLKDEAIKSGKPVSIAVLGNAATVYQELQDKGVVPDIVSDQTAAHDLNLGYVPEGYTIANFQKFREENPEQFKKKVYETIVKQVKSMLYFQSKGSSVFDYGNDIRTRAKEGGLSNAFEIQGYVPAYIRDLFAVGSGPFRWLALSGNPDDIKKIDDAILKNIDDKHLTDWIKLAKEYVHFQGLPARICYASYGEREKIGLMINDMVRKGELEAPVAIGRDHHDTGSVASPYRETEAMKDGSDAIADWPILNALLNAISGASWVSVHHGGGTGIGNAIHSGFVIIADGTDDAAERIKRVLNADPGIGVIRHADAGYESSRDIIKKGPKFKSPYFSK; encoded by the coding sequence ATGGAACATACAGATATCCATGCACCACATGGAAATAAACTAAACACAAAGGGATGGTCACAGGAAGGGGCTATGAGATTGCTGATGAATAACCTTGACCCGATGGTGGCTAAGGACCCTGCAAATCTTATTGTATATGGCGGCAAGGGAAAAGCAGCAAGAAACTGGGAAGCATATGATAAAATTATAGAGTCACTCAAATCACTTGAAAATGACGAAACTCTTCTTGTGCAATCGGGCAAGCCTGTTGGAATTTTCAGGACGACAAAGGAGGCACCAAGGGTTCTTATAGTAAATGCTCAGATAGTCCCGCACTGGGCCACCGATGATGTATTCTGGGACCTGGAAGCAAGAGGGCTTACCATGTTCGGGCAGATGACTGCGGGGTCATGGGTTTATATAGGGACACAGGGAGTATTGCAGGGGACGTATGAAACTCTGTATGCACTTGCAAAAAAAGTATACCACAGTGACAATCTGAAAGGAAAATGGTTTTTATCTGCAGGCCTGGGAGAAATGGGAGGAGCCCAGCCACTGGCTGCCAAGATGAATGGATGCACAAGCATTATTGTTGAGGTGGACAAGGAGAAAATTAATAGAAGATTAAGGGACAAATATCTGGATACATATACAGAAACACTTGATGAGGCACTTAAACTAAAGGATGAGGCGATTAAATCCGGAAAACCTGTATCTATTGCTGTACTGGGAAATGCTGCAACAGTTTACCAGGAATTGCAGGATAAGGGAGTAGTGCCGGATATAGTATCTGACCAGACAGCAGCACATGATTTAAACCTTGGATATGTCCCTGAAGGCTACACCATAGCAAATTTCCAGAAATTCAGAGAAGAGAATCCTGAACAATTCAAGAAAAAGGTTTACGAAACAATAGTAAAACAGGTAAAATCCATGCTTTATTTCCAGTCAAAAGGCTCATCTGTATTTGATTATGGAAATGATATAAGGACAAGAGCTAAGGAAGGGGGATTAAGCAACGCCTTCGAAATTCAGGGATATGTACCTGCATACATACGCGACCTGTTTGCTGTTGGTTCCGGGCCATTCAGGTGGCTTGCCCTATCGGGGAATCCTGATGATATTAAAAAAATAGATGATGCCATATTGAAGAATATAGATGATAAACATCTAACGGACTGGATTAAGCTTGCAAAGGAATACGTTCACTTCCAGGGACTGCCAGCCAGAATCTGCTATGCATCCTATGGAGAAAGGGAAAAAATAGGCCTCATGATAAATGACATGGTAAGGAAAGGAGAACTTGAGGCGCCGGTAGCAATAGGCAGGGACCACCATGATACTGGATCTGTTGCATCTCCTTACAGGGAAACAGAGGCTATGAAGGATGGCAGCGACGCCATAGCAGACTGGCCCATACTCAACGCACTGCTGAATGCAATTTCAGGCGCCTCATGGGTATCTGTGCACCATGGAGGAGGTACAGGAATAGGAAATGCAATACATTCTGGGTTTGTAATAATTGCTGATGGAACAGATGATGCAGCGGAACGCATAAAGCGTGTTTTAAACGCTGACCCTGGAATTGGTGTGATAAGGCATGCAGATGCAGGTTATGAATCATCAAGGGATATAATAAAGAAAGGGCCTAAATTTAAAAGCCCATATTTCAGCAAATAA